GTCATTTTCTTAAGATTTTTTTGTAAATTTATTATTTGTAATTTAATAATATATTGCACCTAGAGTGCTTTTGTAAAATATTTTAAGGAGAGAATATGGATCATATTAGAACGAATACATTTATGTTTGATAATGGTGAGCGATATTGCCATGTTATTAACAGTCTGACAGGAGAGCCGCTTTTTGATCCTAATCTTTATATAACGACAAACGTCAGGAGCAAATCAGTGTCGATTAATACAATGGAGGTGGTTGCCGGAAGTCTGGTATTACTTTATCGATTTTTTCATATGAGAGAAATAGACATCGTGGATCGGATCACCCGAATGGAATTTTTAAGTTCTTATGAAATTGATGCACTGGCTGATTTCGCTTCGAAAAACTTCAAAAATAGGGAAAAAACGTCCGGTAGCAGAAGTGTGAAAGCGCCGACAAAGTATTTCAGACTGACGTTTATTTGCCATTACCTTGACTGGCTATACCATCATCACTTACCGCATTCGGTAGACGTAAATCTTGACGCCCGGATCACAAGGATGGTGGCTGAACTGAAAAATAAAAGACCTGATTCTGACGGATATCGTGACTATATCCCTGAAAAGTCCTTAACGAAGGCGCAGCAAGATATTCTGTTTAACGTAGTCAGCGTCGGGTCTGCATTAAATCCGTTTTCTCCTGAGGTTCAGACACGGAACAGGCTCATCATTTTATTACTGTTCAGTTACGGGATCAGAGCCGGTGAGCTTTTAAATCTCCGGATCAGTGATATTGATTTTGCCTGTTCCTCTATTACTATCCAGCGCCGCGCCAATGACAAATCAGATCCAAGGGTTAAGCAGCCGCTTGTCAAAACGCGGGGAAGGGTGCTCCTCTCTGAGGAAGCGGTCATGTCTGAATTATATAATTACATCCAGCAAGACAGGCTAAAAATAAGAAATGCAAAGAAAAATGATTTTCTTTTTATTACCTATAAGAAAGGGGATACAGAGGGAAATCCCCTGTCGATGTCGGCTTACCGGAAAATCATCCATACGATTAGCCAGTGCTCACCGGAGTTGTACGGGGTAACCGGGCATCAACTGAGACACACATGGAATGATCACTTTTCTTCCATGTCAGATGCCCATGGTCTTTCTGAGGTGAGAGAAGGGCAATGCAGAGTGTATTGTATGGGCTGGGTGCCGGGCTCTGAGATGGCGATGATCTACAACAAAAGACATCTTACTAAAAAGGCAAATGAAACCTCACTGGCTGTTCAGCAAGAAATCATCAGGGAGATGTTATGAATAAAGTGAAAGAAAACAAACCCTGT
The genomic region above belongs to Pectobacterium colocasium and contains:
- a CDS encoding tyrosine-type recombinase/integrase, which gives rise to MDHIRTNTFMFDNGERYCHVINSLTGEPLFDPNLYITTNVRSKSVSINTMEVVAGSLVLLYRFFHMREIDIVDRITRMEFLSSYEIDALADFASKNFKNREKTSGSRSVKAPTKYFRLTFICHYLDWLYHHHLPHSVDVNLDARITRMVAELKNKRPDSDGYRDYIPEKSLTKAQQDILFNVVSVGSALNPFSPEVQTRNRLIILLLFSYGIRAGELLNLRISDIDFACSSITIQRRANDKSDPRVKQPLVKTRGRVLLSEEAVMSELYNYIQQDRLKIRNAKKNDFLFITYKKGDTEGNPLSMSAYRKIIHTISQCSPELYGVTGHQLRHTWNDHFSSMSDAHGLSEVREGQCRVYCMGWVPGSEMAMIYNKRHLTKKANETSLAVQQEIIREML